The DNA segment GAGCGTGGACGGAACGGTGGACGTGGACCACCTGAAGAACGTGATGTACGTGGGACGCCCGGCCTACGGGCAGCCCGAAAGCACCGTGGGCCTCTTCCGGGTGTCGCAGGACGGGAAGGAGGCCGTGCGCACCAACGTCCGGCTGGGACGCGGCTCTGCCAGCAGCATCGAGGTGCGCGGCGGCCTGAAGCCCGGAGACGTGGTGATCCTGTCCGACATGTCGCAGTGGGACTCGGCCGAACGGGTCCGCCTGAACCGCTGAGCACGAGCGCCCGAGCCTACCCCATCGAACCCCCAGGAGCGTCCCCATGCAGAGCAACGAGCAGCCGCTGATCCACCTGGAAGGCGTGAGCAAGGTCTTCCTCACCGAGGAGGTGGAGACGCACGCCCTCTCCGGCGTCCACCTGGAGATCCGCTCCGGGGAGTACGTGGCCATCGCCGGCCCCTCCGGCGGCGGCAAGACCACGCTGCTGTCCATCCTGGGGCTGCTGGACTCCCCCTCGGACGGGGTGTACCGCCTGAACGGGCGCCCGGTGTCCGGCCTCTCCGCGGCGGAGCGGGCGCGGATCCGCAACCGGGAGATCGGCTTCATCTTCCAGGCGTTCAACCTGATCGGCGACCTGACCGTCTACGAGAACGTGGAGCTGCCGCTCACCTACCGGGGCATGTCCGGCGCGGAGCGGAAGGAGCGGGTGCAGGAGGCGCTGGAGCGGGTGGGGATGGGCCACCGCACCAACCACTACCCCTCGCAGCTTTCCGGCGGCCAGCAGCAGCGCGTGGCCGTGGCGCGCGCCATCGCCGGGAAGCCGCTGATCCTGCTGGCGGACGAGCCCACGGGGAACCTGGACTCGGTCAACGGCGAGGCGGTGATGGGGCTCCTCCAGGAGCTGCACCGCGAGGGCGCCACCATCTGCATGGTGACCCACGATCCGCGCTACGCGCAGCACGCCGAGCGCAGCGTGCACCTGTTCGACGGGCAGGTGGTGCGCGACGAGCGCAGCCCGGTGGCGGCGGAGCTGGAGCGGCACGGGTTCGAGGTGGTGTGACGGACGCCCTGCTCCAGCCGGTGGCGGCGTACCTCCCCGCACGCCGCGCCACACGGGTGGACCCCATGACGGCGCTGCGGGCGGACTGACGGGGGTGCAGGTGCGGGGTTCGGCCCGGCTCGGCAGCCGGACCCCGTCCGTACGAGCGGGCCCACCCGAACGGTCCCACCCATGGACAGCTTCCTCCAGGACCTGCGCTACGCGCTCCGCAGCCTGCGGCGGAGCCCCAGCTTCGCGGCCGCGGCCATGCTCTGCCTGGCGCTGGGGATGGGCGTGAACACCGCCACCTTCAGCATCGTAAACACGCTGCTCTTCCGGCCGCCCCCGTTCGAGGACGCGGACCGCGTGGTCCTCCTGTACGCGCAGCCCCCGAAGCAGGGGTGGGAGGAGGACGCCTTCAGCTCCGCGGAGCTGGCCGACGTCCGCGCGGGGAGCCGGGCCCTCGCCGACGTGGCGGGCGCCGGCTCGCGGGGCTTCAACCTGGCCGGCGACGACGAGCCGGTGCGCGTGGCGGGGTCGCCGGTCACCCCCAACCTGTTCCCGCTGCTGGGGGTCCGCCCCGCGCTGGGGCGCGGCTTCCTCCCCGGCGAGGACCGGCCCGGGTCCGAGCGGGTGGTCGTCCTCGGTCACCGGGTCTGGCAGACGCACTTCGGCGGGCGCAGGGACGTGGTCGGGCGGACGACGATGCTGAACGGCGTCCCCACGACGGTCGTGGGGGTGATGCCGCCGGGCTTCCGCTTCCCGGAGACGGCCGACCTGTGGGTCCCGGCGCGCACCGACAGCACGGCCGCGTACGACGCCCGCTGGCTCGTCGCCGTCGGGCGGCTCCGCCCCGGGGCGGACGTGGAGCAGGCGAACGCCGACCTCGCGCGCGTCGCCCGGCGGATGGCCGCGGAGCACCCGGGCACCCACGCGGGATGGTCGCTGGGGGCGCGGCCGTTCGGCGCGTCGTACGTGCGCGGCGACCGGGGCTTCCTGCTCTACCTGATGCTGGGGGGCGTGGGCTTCGTGCTGCTGATCGCCTGCGCCAACGTCGCCAACCTGCTCCTGGCGCGCGGCAGCACCCGCCGCCGGGAGATCGCCGTGCGGGCGGCGCTGGGGGCCGGGCGCGGACGGATCGTCCGGCAGCTCCTCACCGAGAGCGTGCTGCTCGCCGTCGGGGGCGGCGCATTGGGAGTGCTGGTGGGGAGCTGGTGGCTCGACTGGACGATGTCGCGCCTCACGGTGGACGTGCCGTACTGGATGACCTTCCAGATGGACTGGCGGGTGCTGCTGTACACCCTGGCGCTGGCGGTCGCCACCGGGCTGCTGTTCGGCATCCTGCCGGCGCTGCGCGCCTCGCGCGCGGAGCTGACCGGCGCCCTCAAGGACGGGGCTCCCGGCGACAGCGGGGGCCTGTACCGCAACCGGCTGCGCGGCGCGCTGGTGGCCGGCGAGATCGCCCTGTCGCTGGTCCTGCTGGCCGGCGCCGCGCTGAGCATCCGCTCGTTCCTTGCGGCCCTGGACTCGGACCCCGCGGTGGACGGCCGGAGCATCCTGACCGCGCGCACCTCGCTCGCCGGCGAGCGCTACGACGCGGTGGCGTCGCGCGCCGCGTTCTTCCGGGAGCTGGAGGGACGGCTCCGCGCGCTCCCCGGGGTGCAGGGCGCGGCGCTCACCACCGCGCTCCCGGCGGGCGACGTGGGGGTGGGCACCACCGTCCGGGCGGAAGGCCGGCCCGGGGAGGACGGCGAGGCGGCGGGCCGCTGGATCGCCGTCACCCCCGGCTACTGGGGCGCCATCGGACGGCCGCTGCTCGCCGGGCGCAGCTTCACCGCAGCCGAGGCCGCCGACAGCGCGGCCGCGGTCGCCCTCGTGAGCGCCGAGCTGGCGGAGCGGCTCTGGCCGGGTCAGGATCCGCTCGGCCGGCGGATCCGGGTGGAGGTGGAGGGCGCCGACCGGTCGCTCGCGGTGGTGGGGATCGCGCCGACGCTCCCCTACGCCCGCCCCGGCACCGGCAGCCCGCGGGACCGGCTGCAGGTGCACGTGCCGTACGGGGTCGCCGGGTGGCGGCTGATGACCCTGGCCGTGCGCTCCGCGGGCGACCCGGCGGCGCTCTCGCCCGCGCTGCGCCGCGAGGTGCGCGCGATGGACCCCACGCTCCCCGTCTTCACCGTGCACGTCCTGGGCGACTACCGGGCGTCCACCCTGTGGATGCAGCGCGCCGCCGGGCAGGTGTTCGCCAGCCTGGCCCTGCTCGCGCTGGGGCTCGCCGCGCTGGGGGTCTACGGGGTGATGGCGTACACGGTGGCGCAGCGGACCCGGGAGATCGGGATCCGGGTGGCGCTCGGCGCGCGCGCGCCGGACGTGGTCCGGATGGTCGTCGCGGAGGCGGCCGTGCTCGCCGCGGCGGGGATCGCCGTGGGGCTGCCGGGGGCGTACGCCGTCGCCCGGCTGATGCGCGGCACCCTGTACGGCGTGGGCCCCGGCGACCCGGTGGCCTTCCTCGCGGTCCCGCTTCTCCTGGGCGGGGTCGCAATGCTGGCGAGCTGGCTCCCCGCCCGCCGCGCCTCGCGGGTGGACCCCATCGTGGCGCTCCGGGCGGACTAGCCCGGCTCCAGACCGGATGCCGCCCTCCACGACACTCCGAGAACCGCTCATGGACGCGCTCCTCCAGGACCTGCGCTACGCGCTGCGCACGCTGGCCGCCAGCCGCGGCTTCACCGCCGTCGCCCTGCTCTGCCTCGCGCTGGGGATCGGGATCAACACCACCATCTTCAGCGCCTTCAACGCCCTCTATCTCCGGCCGCTCCCCTTCGCGGAGCCGGACCGGCTGGTGGCCGTGCACGAGCTGGACGGCGGCAGCGGCGGCGTGGAGGACGAGATCTCGTATCCCAACTTCGTGGACTGGACGCGCGACAACGGCGCCTTCAGCGGTGCCGCGGTCTACTTCCACCAGGCCTTCAACCTGGCCGCCGGGGAGACGCCGGAGTACGTGCGCGGCGCGCGGGTCTCGCCCTCGTTGTTCGGCGTCCTGGGGGTGGCACCCGCGCTGGGACGCGGCTTTCGCGAGGAGGAGGGGAGCGCGGGGAGCGATGCCGTGGCGGTGCTCGGGTACGGGCTCTGGCAGCGGCGCTTCGGTGGGGACCCGCGGGTGGTCGGATCCGAGGTCCGGCTCGACGGGCGGCCGTACACCGTGCTGGGGGTGATGCCCGCGGGGTTCGCGTTCCCGGAGACGGAGCAGCTCTGGACGCCGCTGGTCGCGGACCCGGTGAAGAACCGCGGGAGCCACTGGGTGCGCGCGGTGGCCCGCCTCCGTCCGGGTGTCACCCGCGAACAGGCGGAGGCGTCGCTGGGCCCCGTCACACGCCGCCTGCAGGCGGATTTCCCGGAGACGAACCGCGACCTGGAGGGCCGCCTCGCCCCCTTCCGCGACAACCTGATCCCGCCCGACATGCGCCCAGTCTTCCACGTCATGCTGGGCGCGGTGGGGTTCGTGCTCCTCATCGCCTGCGCCAACGTCGCCAACCTCCTCCTGGCGCGCGCCGCCGGCCGGCGGCGGGAGATCGCGGTACGGGCGGCGATGGGCGCGGGGCGCGGCCGCATCGTCCGGCAGCTCCTCACCGAGAGCGTGCTGGTGGCGCTGGCGGGCGGGGCGCTGGGCGTCCTCCTGGCCCGCTGGGGAGTGGACGTGCTCCGCGCGTTCATCCCCGAGGAGCTGCCGTACTGGGTCCGCTTCGACCTGGACGGCCGGGTGCTCGCCTTCACCGCGGCGGTGAGTGTCGCGACCGGGATCCTCTTCGGGCTTGCGCCCGCGCTGCGCGCCTCCCGGGCCGACCTCCAGGGCGCGCTGAAGGACGGGACCCGCGGCTCCGGGGCGCGGCAGGGGCGGCTGCGCGGGGCGCTGGTGGTGAGCGAGGTCGCCCTCTCGCTGGTGCTGCTCGTGGGGGCGATGCTGATGGTGCGCAGCTTCCTGGAGCTGCGCGGCGCCGACCCGGGGCTGGACGCGTCGGGCGTGCTCACCACGCGCCTCAACCTTGCCGGCGACCGGTACGCGTCGCGCGAGCAGCGCGCCCGTTTCGCGGCGGAGGCGGTCGCCCGGCTGGAGGGGCTCCCGCAGGTGGAGCGGGCCGCGGCGGTGAGCGACCTCCCGCTCAGCGGAAACGTCACCAGCCACACCTTCGAGGTGGAGGGGCAGCCCAGCGAGACGGGGCGGCGTCCCTCGGCCGTCTACCGCCCCGTCACCGCCGGCTTCTTCCAGGTGCTGGGAATCCCGGTGGTCCGCGGGCGCGGTCTGTCCCCGCATGAGGTGGACGCCAACGCGCCGGTGATGGTGGTCAACGAGACCTTCGCCCGGCAGCACTTCTCCGGGGCGGACCCCATCGGCTGGCGGGTCCGCACGGGGTCGGACGAGCCGTGGTTCACGGTGGTGGGGGTGAGCCGCGACGTGCGGGAGCACAAGGTGCACGAGCCGGCCGGCCCCACGATGTACGTCCCCTTCCCCGACGGGGCGCCGCGCGGCGTTACGCTCGCCCTGCGCACCCGGGGCGAGCCAGCCCTCGCAGCCGCGGCGGTGCGGGCGGAGATGGAGCGGATCGACCCGGGGCTCGCCCTGTTCGACATGCGCACCATGCGCGAGGTGATGTCGCTCTCCTTCTGGGACCGCGGCCTCTTCGGCGGCCTCTTCGGAGTGTTCGCGGCGCTGGCGCTGGTCCTGGCGGCGGTGGGGATCTACGGCGTCATGGCGTACGCGGTGGCGAGCCGCGCCCACGAGATCGGGGTCCGGATGGCGCTCGGCGCGCGGGCCCCGGACGTGGTGCGGATGGTGGTGCGCCAGGCGGCGATGCTGGCCGGGCTGGGGGTGGGCATCGGCCTGCTGGCGGCGCTGGGGGCGACGCGCGTCCTCGCCGGGATGCTCTACGGCGTCACCGCCACCGACCCCGCCACGTTCCTGCTCGTGCCGCTCGTCCTGGGCGGTGTGGCGCTCCTGGCCGCCTGGGTCCCCGCCCGCCGCGCCGCCCGGGTGGACCCCATGGTGGCACTGCGGGCGGAGTAGCGGGAGCCGGAACTCCGCGTGGCCCGGCGCGGTACACCGGGCCACGCAGCTTTCCGCCCCCCCGCACCCCCCGCCCGATGCGCCCCCTCCTCCTCCTCGCCCTGCTTCTCTGCGCCCTCCCCGCCGCCGCGCAGGATCCCGTCCCCGCGGACGCCTACCGGGACGCCCGCGCCCGCGAGCTGGTGCGCCTCGCCCGCGCGCGCCGGGCGGTGGTCGACACCCGCATCACGGCCTACGAGGTTACGGCGCACGAGCGCTTCTCCGCGCGCATGACGCTGGCCGGCGCGGAGCGGCTCATCTTCCGCCGGGAGACGGCGGCGCGGATCGAGTGGACCCGCGACACGGTGCGCATCGAGGTACTCGGCACCCGCGAGGCGCAGCCGCTGTTCAGCGCGGGAGCCCAGCTCCCGCCGGCAGACGTCGCCGGGATGCTGCCGTCGCTCGCCTTCGACCCGGTGGATTCGGAGATGCTGCTGCGCTTCGACTCCACGCTGATCCGCCACCCGCTGGCGCCGGGGAGCGAGGCGTACTACCGGTTCTCCAGCGGGGACAGCAGCGCCATCCGGCTCCCGGACGGGCGCGGGGTGCGGCTCCGGGAGCTGCGGATCACCGCGCGGCGCCCCGACCCGCGGCTGATCAACGGCTCCTTCTGGGTGGACGAGGAGACCCACGCCGTGGTGCGGGCGGTGTTCCGCCCGAGCCGCGCCCTCTCCAGCACCGACTCCGGGATCTCCGTGCTCACGCCGGAGGTGACCACCGAGGTGGACCACGTCGCGATCGAGTACGGGCTGCTGGACCTGCGCTGGTGGATGCCGCGGACGGTGGTCGCGCGAGGCGTGGTGCGCGCCCTCGGGAAGCGCCTTCCCCTCGCCTACGAGCGCCGCTACGAAGGGTACCGGGTGGATGGGGACACCCTCGCGACGGCGCCCCCGGCGGAGGCGGCGCTCGCCGTGGCGGCGGAGCGGCCCTGCCGCCCGCGGATGTTCGGGAGCATCGTCATCAACGTGGGCTCGCCGGGTGACGCTGCGGCCAAGGACTCCGCGTGGAACGCCGCGTGGGACCGCTCGGCGGCCCGGGTCGCAAAGGGCGACACTGTCGCGGTGGGCGACAGTACGCGGGCCGCCCGCCGCCCGCCGTGCGACCGCACCTTCCTCGTGACCAGGGCCGAGGGCGCCGACCTCCTCGCCAACCCGGCGCTTCCGGCGAGCGTCTTCGACGAGGGCGAGGGTCCGGTGGGGGAGGAGGAGATGCGCGAGCTCGCCGCGCTGGCGCGCGGCATTCCGGGGCTCCCGTGGAGCGTGGCGCGTCCTCGGGTGGAGTTCCTCACCCCGGAGCTGGTCCGCTACAACCGGGTGGAGGGGCTCTCGCTCGGCGCCCGCGCGACGCTCCCCCTCGGTCCGGCGGAGCTCCGGGGCGAGCTTCGCGCCGGCACCACGGGCGAGGTGGGGGCGCGCCTCTCCGGCGCGCACTCCGCGCCCGCCCTGCGCACCGAGGTGGCGGCGTACCGCGGCCTGGAGGTGGTGGACGTGGCGTCGCAGCCGTTCGCCCTCACCAGCTCCGCGAGCGCCCTCGTCCTGGGCAGGGACGAGAACGACTACTTCCGCGGGACGGGCGCCGAGGTTCGATTCTCGCCTCCGCTGGCGCGGCGCCAGCGCTGGGAGCTGCGGCTCTTCGCGGAACGGCAGGAGCCGGTGCGCGCCCGCTCGGACGCGAGTCTGCGTGGACTGGTCGACGACGGCTTCGAGGCCCGCGGAAACCTCGCCGCCGAGGAGCTGGACCAGGCGGGCGCCACGCTCCGCCTGCGCGGGGCGCGCGGAGACGACCCCGCGGGGCTGCGCACCCGCGCGGAGCTGGAGCTGCACGGCGAGACGGGCGACCGCAGCTTCGCGCGGCCGCTGGTCCGGCTGGGGGCGGACGCCCTCCTGGGGGGCGGCGTTGGCTTCGGGGTGTCGCTGGCCGCCGGGACCGGGGTGGGGAGCGTGCCGGTGCAGCGCGCCTGGCAGATCGGCGGCGCGACCACGGTGCGCGGCCACGACGCCGCGGCGCTCCGGGGGGAAAGCCTCTGGCTCGCCCGCGGAGAGCTCACCCGCGGGAGCCCCCTTCTCCGGGTGTCGGTGTTCGGAGACGCGGGGTGGGCGGGGGAGAGCGCGGACTTCTGGAACGCCCGGCCGATCCGCGGCGCGGGGTTGGGGGTGTCGCTGCTGGACAACGTGCTGCGGGTGGACCTGGCGCGGGGGATCGGCGGGGGCGGGTGGCGCCTGCACCTGAGGATGGGCGGGGGACTCTGACGCGGCGCGGCCCGGCGGGTCTGCCTGCGCAGTTCGATCGAACGGGCAGATCCGGAGGAGGTCCGAGCTGCGGGACGCTGGTCATCCGGACCCGGGCGGGGCGCTGAGCACCGGTTCTTGCGTGGCCGTGGCAGCGTCGATGGTGTCGCGCTCTTCACGCTGACAGGAGTGCGTATGGACGGCCAGCTTGCCCTGATCTTCCTGCTGACCTTCATCATCCACCTGATCGGCACGCTCGCCTACAGCGTCCGGATCGCGGGCACCCGTACCGGCCGCATCGCGGTCTCGCTCTCGCTCTTCAACATACTGGTCCTCGTCTCCCGCACGTCCAACTCGTTCCAGTCGCCGCTGCTGGCGAAGCGCGTGGAGGAGAACCTGCGCGGATCGGTGGAGACCGGGATGGAGTCGGATTTCCGCTGGCTGCTCCTCGCGGCCACGCTCGCCACGCTCGTCGGCGCACTCCTGATCCCGACGTTCCAGCGCCTCTTCGCGCGGGCCGTGGAGGTCTTCGGGCGCTACCGCTCGGTGCCGCGCCTCTTCCTGCGAGGGCTCTCTCCAGCGGGTCTGCTGCACGTGCGCAGCTCGCTCCGCATCCCGGCCAGGGAGAACCTGACGGAGCTCAGGACGGCGCCCCGCATCCCCCTGCGCGTCATCGTGCTCAACGCCGTCGCGATGGCGATCTGGACCGTCGGCGTGTTCTCCGCTCTCTATGCGGGGTACCTCAACCCCGAGTACCGCGTCACCGCCAGCCAGCTCTCGGCCGTGATCAACGGCGTGGCCACCATTCTCATGTTCATCGTGATCGATCCCTACCTCTCGGTGCTCACCGACGAGGCCGCCGAAGGGAAGATCTCCGAAGGCTACTTCCGCAGGAGCGTCGTCTGGCTCACCGGCAGCCGCCTCGTAGGCACCGTGCTCGCACAGGTCCTTCTCGTCCCCGGCGCTCTCGTGATCGCCTTCGTGGCCGAGTGGCTCTGAACCCGCAGCGCGCCTTTGCACGCGCCCGCGTTCGAGGCCGCGGCTGAACGGCTGACGGCCGCCCACACGGCCGGCCCGGCCACGGTTCCCCGGACCACTGTCCGCTTTTGGGACGCCGAGTCCCGCATCCGCACAACCCGGCCGCCCGCCGCGAATCCAACCCGTTGGCAGTCAACGGGTTGGACTTTCCGCTTCCGGGCACGCCTCTTCCCTCCTGCGAGCCACGTTTCCCCGACCGCTTCGCATCGACCGAGGAGAGCCCGATGCCCGCCCTGTTCTCGTCCCGCTTCCGCCCCTTCCGCGCGCCCGAGCCGCGGGGCGGCCCCGAGCCCGAGCCCGGCGCCCCGCTGATCCGCCTGCGGCAGCTGGAGAAGTCGTACCCCGCCGGGACCGGACGCGTCTACGTGCTGCGCCACATCGACCTGGACGTGCAGGCCGGCGAGTTCGTCTCCATCATGGGCCCCTCCGGCGCCGGGAAGAGCACCCTGCTCTCCATCCTGGGGATGTTCGACGGCGACTGGACCGGCGAGTACCACTTCCTGGGGCAGCCCGTGCACAGGATGGGGGCGAAGGAGCGCGGCGCGCTCGGGAGGCCCAACGTCGGCTTCGTGTTCCAGCAGTACCACCTGCTCGACGAGCTGACCGTGCAGGAGAACCTGGACATCCCGCTCTCCTACCGCGACGTGCCGAAGCGCGAGCGGCAGGCCATGGTGGCCGACGCGCTGGACCGCTTCGGGATCGTGGGGAAGAAGGACCTCTACCCCAACCAGCTCTCCGGGGGCCAGCAGCAGCTCGTGGCCATCGCCCGCGCCACCATCTCGAACCCCCGCGTGATCCTGGCCGACGAGCCCACCGGGAACCTGCACTCCTCGCAGGGGCGCGAGATCATGGAGCTCTTCCGCGCCCTCAACGAGGCGGGGACCACCATCATCCAGGTGACCCACTCGGAAACGAACGCGGAGTACGGAAACCGCGTGATCCAGCTCCGCGACGGCTGGATCGTGGACGCCTGACCCCCCTGACCGTACCATGGAAACGCTCCTCCAGGACCTGCGCTACGCCGCGCGCATGCTGCTGCGCACCCCCGGCTTCGCCGCCGTCGCGGTGCTCACGCTGGCGCTGGGCATCGGGATCAACACCACCATCTTCAGCGTCGTCAACGCGATCCTGATCCGTCCCCTTCCGCACGTGGACACCGAGCGGCTGGTGGCGCTCCGGGAGGAGTCGCTGCGCGACGGGCAGGGCGGGTCCGTCTCCCCCGCCAACCTCGCCGACTGGCAGGCGCAGTCCGCCTCCTTCCAGGACATCGCCGCCTACCACGACCGCCAGGTGGTGATGCGGGCGGGTCGGGGAGATCCGGAGCGGATCGAGGCGGAGGCGGTCACCGTGAACCTCTTCCCCCTCCTGGGTGCCCGCCCGGCGCTCGGGCGCCTCTTCCTCCCGGAGGAGGCGGAGCCCGGGCGGAACCGGGTGGTGCTCCTCTCCGACCACATGTGGCGCAACCGGTTCGAGGCCGACCCGCAGATCCTGGGGAAGACGGTCCAACTGAACGGCGTCGCGCACACGGTGGTGGGGGTCATGGGTCCCCGCTTCGGCTTCCCCGACAACCAGCCGCTCTGGGTCCCCATCGTCCCCTCCGCACTCGCCGACCAGCGGGGGGAGCGCTACCTGCGCGTGGTGGGCCGCCTCCGCCCCGGGGTCACCCTGGAGCAGGCACGGGCCGAGATGGGCGCCCTGGCACGGCGGCTGGAGGAGCAGCACCCGGAGACGAACGCGGGGATGGGGGTCCGGCTGATCGACTTCGACGAGGCGTGGGTGGGGGAGATCCGCCCCGCGCTCCTGGTGATGCTGGCGGCGGTGGGGATGGTGCTCCTGATCGCCTGCGCCAACGTGGCCGGCCTCTTCCTGGCGCGCGCGGCCGCCCGGCGGAAGGAGATCGCCGTACGGGTGGCGCTGGGGGCGGGGCGCGGCAGGCTGGTCCGCCAGCTCCTCACGGAGAGCAGCCTGGTGGCGCTCATGGGGGGCGCCCTCGGAGTGCTCCTGGCGCACTGGGGCCTGGCCCTGATCCTGGCGTCGTTCCCCTTCCAGCCCCCGCTCTGGATGGTGTTCGACATCGACGCCAACGTCCTCCTCTTCACCCTCCTCCTCTCCCTGGGTACGGGCGTCCTCTTCGGCCTGGCGCCCGCGCTCCGCGCCACCCGCCCGGATCTCCAGGATACGCTCAAGGACGGCGGGCGGGGCTCCACCGCGGGGGCACGCCAGGGCCGCATGCAGGGCGCCCTGGTGGTGGCGGAGCTGGCGCTGGCGATGGTCCTCCTGGTGGGGGCCATGCTGATGGTGCGCAGCTTCCTCCGCCTGCAGGGGGTGGACCCCGGCTTCGACACGGCGCAGGTGCTGACGCTCCGGCTGGTGACCGGAGGCGACCGCTACGCGGAGCCCGCGGCGCGCATGGAGCTCTACCGCCAGGTGGTGGAGCGCGTGAAGGCGCTCCCCGGGGTGGAGGGCGCGGGCACCGTGTCGTTCCTCCCGCTGAGCGGGATGAGCGTCACCTCCGGCCTCTCGGTGGAGGGGGTGGACCTCCCGGCGGACCAGCGCCCGGCCGCGGAGGTGCGCGGGATCTCCCCGGACTACTTCCGCGTCCTCCGGGTCCCCCTGCTGCGCGGGCGCTCGCTGACGCCGGAGGAGGCGGACGGGGATCGGCCGGTGGTGGTTGTGAACCGCGCGCTGGCGGAGCGCTTCTGGCCGGGAGAGGACGCGGTGGGGCGGCGCGTCCGGGTCGGCGGGCCCTGGCTGACGGTGGTGGGGGTGGCGGAGGACGTGCGGATGGGCGGGCTGGACGAGAAGCCGACGGCCCAGGTGTACGTCCCGTACTCCGCCGAGGCGCGCGGCTACGCCTCGCTCCTGGTCCGCACCCACGGCGATCCCGCCGCCGCGACCGCCGCCGTGCGCCGGGCGGTGCATGCCGTCGATCCCTCCGTGGTCGTCGATGAAGCGTTCACCATGCGCGAGGTGGTGCACCGCTCCCTCTGGCAGCGCCGCCTCTTCGGCGGGCTCTTCACCTCCTTCGCGGCCATCGCCCTCCTCCTGGCGGTGAGCGGGGTGTACGCGGTGATCGCCTACTCCGTCTCGCAGCGCACGCACGAGTTCGGGGTGCGCATGGCGCTGGGCGCGCGCCCCGGCCGCATCCTGGGGATGGTGGTCCGGCAGGGCGCGGTGCTGACGGTGATCGGCGTGGGGATCGGCGCGCTGGGCGCCTTCGCGGTGACGCGGGTGATGGGGAGCCTCCTCTACGGCGTGGCCCCGACGGACCCCGTCACTTTCGCCGCGGTCACGGTGATCCTGGCGAGCGCCACCGTGCTGGCGAGCTGGATCCCCGCCCGGCGGGCCACCCGCGTGGACCCCATGATCGCAATCCGAGCCGAGTGAAAGCCGAGCCCATGGACACTCTCCTCCAGGACCTTCGCTACGGCGCCCGCATGCTGCTGCGGAGCCCGGGCTTCACCGCGGTCGCGGTCCTCACGCTCGCGTTGGGGATCGGGATCAACACCACGATCTTCAGCGGGGTCGACGCCCTCCTGCTGCGCCCGCTCCCCTTCGCCAACCCGGACCGGCTGGTGTCGGTCTGGATGGACGAGCCCGGCTCGTCGGTCAACAAGGAGACGCTGGTCGCGCTGCGCGAGCGCGCCCGCTCGCTGCAGCAGGCGGCGGGATACAGCGGCTGGGGCTTCACCCTCACCGGCGGGGGAGAGCCGGAGGCGCTGGTCGGCGCCCGGGGGACGGTGGACCTCTTCGAGGTGCTCGGCGCGCGGCCGCTGCTGGGCCGGACCTTCCTCCCCGAAGACGGCGAGCCGGGGCGCACCCCGGCCGTGGTGCTGAGCCACGGGCTGTGGCAGCGGCGTTTC comes from the Longimicrobiaceae bacterium genome and includes:
- a CDS encoding lipid II flippase Amj family protein encodes the protein MDGQLALIFLLTFIIHLIGTLAYSVRIAGTRTGRIAVSLSLFNILVLVSRTSNSFQSPLLAKRVEENLRGSVETGMESDFRWLLLAATLATLVGALLIPTFQRLFARAVEVFGRYRSVPRLFLRGLSPAGLLHVRSSLRIPARENLTELRTAPRIPLRVIVLNAVAMAIWTVGVFSALYAGYLNPEYRVTASQLSAVINGVATILMFIVIDPYLSVLTDEAAEGKISEGYFRRSVVWLTGSRLVGTVLAQVLLVPGALVIAFVAEWL
- a CDS encoding ABC transporter permease; amino-acid sequence: MDSFLQDLRYALRSLRRSPSFAAAAMLCLALGMGVNTATFSIVNTLLFRPPPFEDADRVVLLYAQPPKQGWEEDAFSSAELADVRAGSRALADVAGAGSRGFNLAGDDEPVRVAGSPVTPNLFPLLGVRPALGRGFLPGEDRPGSERVVVLGHRVWQTHFGGRRDVVGRTTMLNGVPTTVVGVMPPGFRFPETADLWVPARTDSTAAYDARWLVAVGRLRPGADVEQANADLARVARRMAAEHPGTHAGWSLGARPFGASYVRGDRGFLLYLMLGGVGFVLLIACANVANLLLARGSTRRREIAVRAALGAGRGRIVRQLLTESVLLAVGGGALGVLVGSWWLDWTMSRLTVDVPYWMTFQMDWRVLLYTLALAVATGLLFGILPALRASRAELTGALKDGAPGDSGGLYRNRLRGALVAGEIALSLVLLAGAALSIRSFLAALDSDPAVDGRSILTARTSLAGERYDAVASRAAFFRELEGRLRALPGVQGAALTTALPAGDVGVGTTVRAEGRPGEDGEAAGRWIAVTPGYWGAIGRPLLAGRSFTAAEAADSAAAVALVSAELAERLWPGQDPLGRRIRVEVEGADRSLAVVGIAPTLPYARPGTGSPRDRLQVHVPYGVAGWRLMTLAVRSAGDPAALSPALRREVRAMDPTLPVFTVHVLGDYRASTLWMQRAAGQVFASLALLALGLAALGVYGVMAYTVAQRTREIGIRVALGARAPDVVRMVVAEAAVLAAAGIAVGLPGAYAVARLMRGTLYGVGPGDPVAFLAVPLLLGGVAMLASWLPARRASRVDPIVALRAD
- a CDS encoding ABC transporter ATP-binding protein, encoding MPALFSSRFRPFRAPEPRGGPEPEPGAPLIRLRQLEKSYPAGTGRVYVLRHIDLDVQAGEFVSIMGPSGAGKSTLLSILGMFDGDWTGEYHFLGQPVHRMGAKERGALGRPNVGFVFQQYHLLDELTVQENLDIPLSYRDVPKRERQAMVADALDRFGIVGKKDLYPNQLSGGQQQLVAIARATISNPRVILADEPTGNLHSSQGREIMELFRALNEAGTTIIQVTHSETNAEYGNRVIQLRDGWIVDA
- a CDS encoding ABC transporter permease codes for the protein MDALLQDLRYALRTLAASRGFTAVALLCLALGIGINTTIFSAFNALYLRPLPFAEPDRLVAVHELDGGSGGVEDEISYPNFVDWTRDNGAFSGAAVYFHQAFNLAAGETPEYVRGARVSPSLFGVLGVAPALGRGFREEEGSAGSDAVAVLGYGLWQRRFGGDPRVVGSEVRLDGRPYTVLGVMPAGFAFPETEQLWTPLVADPVKNRGSHWVRAVARLRPGVTREQAEASLGPVTRRLQADFPETNRDLEGRLAPFRDNLIPPDMRPVFHVMLGAVGFVLLIACANVANLLLARAAGRRREIAVRAAMGAGRGRIVRQLLTESVLVALAGGALGVLLARWGVDVLRAFIPEELPYWVRFDLDGRVLAFTAAVSVATGILFGLAPALRASRADLQGALKDGTRGSGARQGRLRGALVVSEVALSLVLLVGAMLMVRSFLELRGADPGLDASGVLTTRLNLAGDRYASREQRARFAAEAVARLEGLPQVERAAAVSDLPLSGNVTSHTFEVEGQPSETGRRPSAVYRPVTAGFFQVLGIPVVRGRGLSPHEVDANAPVMVVNETFARQHFSGADPIGWRVRTGSDEPWFTVVGVSRDVREHKVHEPAGPTMYVPFPDGAPRGVTLALRTRGEPALAAAAVRAEMERIDPGLALFDMRTMREVMSLSFWDRGLFGGLFGVFAALALVLAAVGIYGVMAYAVASRAHEIGVRMALGARAPDVVRMVVRQAAMLAGLGVGIGLLAALGATRVLAGMLYGVTATDPATFLLVPLVLGGVALLAAWVPARRAARVDPMVALRAE
- a CDS encoding ABC transporter ATP-binding protein translates to MQSNEQPLIHLEGVSKVFLTEEVETHALSGVHLEIRSGEYVAIAGPSGGGKTTLLSILGLLDSPSDGVYRLNGRPVSGLSAAERARIRNREIGFIFQAFNLIGDLTVYENVELPLTYRGMSGAERKERVQEALERVGMGHRTNHYPSQLSGGQQQRVAVARAIAGKPLILLADEPTGNLDSVNGEAVMGLLQELHREGATICMVTHDPRYAQHAERSVHLFDGQVVRDERSPVAAELERHGFEVV